TTTCCGTACCACACGACCAACCACGACGAGGGCGTCTATCTCCAGCAGGCCGCGATGCTACTGGAGGGTCAGCTCTCTGTCTGGCCGCCTGTGCCGGAGGCGTTTCGCCCGTGGTTCTTCGTGCGTGACGGCGCACGACTGTATCCGAAGTACGCGCCCGTCCCGGCGGCGATGTTCGCGGTGGGCAAGGTATTGGGAGAATTTCGCCTCGCACTCGCGCTCGTCGCCGCAGGCAACGTGGCGTTGCTGTCTGCGGTCGTCACAGAGGCGTTCGACCGCAGAACCGGAATCGTTGCGGCCGTACTCTTCGCCGCCTCGCCGCTCTTTTTGATCAACTCCGCGGCGTTCCTGCCGTATGCGCCGACGACGTTCTGGAACCTGCTGTTCGCGTTCGCGTACCTTCGAGCGGCGAAGACGCAGAGCCGTCGCTACGCGGCGCTCGCCGGTATCGCCGTCGGCGTCGCCTTCTTCTCGCGGCCCTACACAGCAGTGCTGTTCGCCGCGCCGTTCATCGCCCACGCACTCTACTCGTTGGTGCGAGAGTTCTCTCGCGAGCGACTGACCCGACTCTCGGTCACGGCCGCGTTCGGACTCCTTGGCGTCGTCGCCGCACTGGCCTACAACGCCGCCGTGACGGGGTCGCCGTTTACCTTCCCCTACGAGGCGTTCGCACCCCAAGACGGTCTCGGCTTCGGACACCGCGAGATTCTGGGCTACAGTCGGAACTACACGCCGGAACTCGCACTCCGGGCGAACGCCGAAGTCGTCTCGCTGTTCTTTACGGAGTGGGTGGTCGGTGGTCCGCTCGGCACGCTCCTCGCGGCGGTCGGACTCGGTGTGTTCCTGCGGCGCGAGTGGGTTGGCGAGGTCGATTTCCGGGGCGCGTGGCGTTCGCTTCGAATCCCGCGCGGCTTGGTGGACGCCTCGAACTTCGAGTTCACCGAGACGCAAGCGAGAGCCATCCTCGCAGGGCTGTTCCTCTCTATCGTCGCGGGCAACGTCTACTTCTGGGGGAACTTGAACGTCCTCGGGAGTCTGGCGGACCCGAACGACGGCCTCGTAGACACGCTCGGACCGTACTACCACTTCGACCTGCTCGTGCCGACCGCGGTGTTCGCGGCCCACGGCGCGCTCGCGACGACCGACCGACTCTCGACTGCTCTTTCGCGTCGCTCGATTCGTCCCCGGACCGCGACCCTCGCAATCGCCTCCCTCGGCGTTCTCTTGCTCGCGACGTCCACCGGCGCAGTCCTCGCACCCACGGTGCAGGAGAACGCCGCCATCACCGACGAGTACGAGGCGGCCTACCAGCCGTTCGAACAGCGCGACCTCTCGAATTCGGTGGTGTTTCTCCCGACGCCGTACGGCGATTGGCTCAATCACCCGTTCCAACATCTCCGGAACGGTCCCGACTTCGATGGCGAGACGGTGTACGCGCTGGACGACGGCGGCGACAGTCTCGCAGTCGCCGAGGCGTACCCGAACCGTACCTACTATAGATACGTCTATCGAGGGCAGTGGGCACCGTACTCGGGCGAACCGGTCGAACCTGCGCTCCAGCGCGTTCACGTTGCCCGCGGCGACGCGCTCGCGCTTCGGACGACGGTTGGCGTGCCAGCGCACGCCGACCGCGTGTCTGCACGGGTCTCCACCGAATCGGGCACCGCCTACTACGCAGTAAACGGCACGCCAGCGAACCTCTCGACCCGCATCGTCGTCGAGAACGGGACCGCTCGTCTCGCCGGGTCGGCAGTCTTGCCAGTCGGCGGCAACGCGACGGTGCCGGTCGCCCGCGAAGACGAAGTGGTCGTCCAACTGTTCGTCAGCGACGCCACTGGCGGCGGGTTCACCTACCGGCTCGAACTCCCGGTCAGGCGCGCGAACGGGACTGTTTCGGCGCTCTCACCGTACCGCGAGGTCTGCTTCGACCCGGTCACCTGCAACGGCGAAGCCGCCTACGTCAAGGGTTCGGTCCCGGACGACGTTCGGATGGAGACGATTCTCCGTGCGGTTCGGAACGAGACTGCGTCGTGAGTTTGGCTCGGCCCGTGATACCTGTTTTCTACGGGCTACGCTGACTGGCGGTCGCTCGCTCGTGAGCGACCTGCAACGTCGGGGCGAGTTGGTCTCTGCTTCGTATTTGAAGTTTTGTGTGGCTCTCGCGGTGCTGTGCGGTTTCTCCTCGGTTTCCGGAGTAGCTAGCTTCTCTGCGCTCATCATCGATTCGTGAAATCCGATACAACAGTCCCCGTCTACTTCCGAAAGCCCCCGCACGCTCGCGGTCGCTTTCATTCCCGCGAGTAGTGCGGAGCGAAACTCCGCAGACCATTCGAACGGGCGAAGCCCGTGAGAAGACGAAGCGAGGGGGAAGTCGAAAGACGAGTGGAGCGAGTCTTTCGGTAGTCCCACCCATGTCGTTTGCAAAGCCGAGCGTTTGGTGGGATTGAGAGGTCTCGCTAGTCAATAGTCAGTCCGGTCTCCGTCGCTCTTCCAGACACACCTTCACGATGGACTTCGCGATCGCCGCGCCGCCCGCGATCGGGTCCAACTTAGTCTCGCCCGCGCGCTCGTCGTACTCGATAGGAACTTCGCGCACGTCGTAGCCGCGCATCAGCGGCCGAATCAGTAGTTCGGCGGAGAGTCCGGTGTTCTCGGTCCACTCGATGTCGTGGAGCAGGTCGCGGCGATACGCTCGCATACCCGTCGTCGTGTCGTGGACGAGTTGACCCATCAGGAGACTCGCCAGCGCGGCGAACGCACGATTCCCCCAGCGGTTCATGTCCGGCATGGCTTCGGCACCCCAGTAGAGTCGGTCGCCGCTGACCACGTCGTAGCCAGCGTTGATGGCGTCGAGGAACTGGGGGAGTTGTTCCATCGGATAGGTGTCGTCGCAGTCGGTCGTCACCACGACCGGCCGGTCGGGCGTCAGCACTGCCTCCTTGACGGCGACGCCGTACCCCTGTGGCTCTTGCCGAACGACTCGCGCACCGTGTTCGCGGGCGATTTCGGGGGTCCGGTCGGAGGAGCCATCGACGCAGACCACCTCGGCGCGGCCGTCGGTCACAGCTTCGATGTCTTCGAGCACCGTCGCTATCGCGGCTTCTTCGTTGTACGTCCCCATGACGACGCTCACGTCGTCGAAGGTGTACTCGTCGATACGCCCGTTTCGGTCGGCCCCGTCCGTCATCTCACTCGTTCGTAGTCACGGACTGTACTTGTGTTTTTAGGTTCGCCAAAAAGAATGTGATTCGATTGACTGCTCGTTGCTCGTTTCGGCGACGACGTGAGCGATTACTTTCACTCTCCTCGAACACCGAGAAACGAGCGTCTCTCGACGGTGTCACGTAGTGAATCCGCGTTCCGTTCCAGTTTCACTTTCACTCCGCAGATGGCTGAGGGTAAAACGACTCTCCAAGCTATCACCGACCGGAGAGGTACACATGACGGGAGGAGCAACCGACGGACCAGCGACGTTTCCCCGCTTGCAACCGGGACTGACCGTACCCGTACGACCGACGCGGCGCTCGCCGGCACTCCAACGACTCGTGTTGTCGGAAACTGGAGCGTGGCGAGATTCCGGAGGAATCTCGAAGCGGAGCAGTGGCGAGTTGCGCCGACCGCAGGGAGGCGGGTCTCGAATCGAAGGCGAGACGCTCTGGATAGACGCGCGAAACGAGGTCTCGACGTACGAATTCTACGAGCGCGCGTCCAGCAGACGCTGACTCTACGGCGTTCGGGTCGCTCCCAGCAAGTAACTTCTGGACCGTCACCTTCACCGCTCACCTCGAACGGAGAGACGCATCGATGAACCTGTACGCCGGTTCGTACACCGAGAACGACGAAAATAGCGCCGCTCACCCCTCAGACGAGTATGGAAATCGTCGCTATTTCCCCGCCCGCCACCGGTAAGTTTGGATATAGCGAAATACAATTTACGTGGGCGATGTCGGACGGTATCGAAGCGTCGATGTAGCTTATATAGTCGGAAGTGCCGCTCACGGCATCGCGTAGATGTGCTGTTCGTAGACTTCTCGAACCCTATCGCCCCAGTTGTGGGTGTAGGTGTCGATGATGTCTTCGGCGACGTCACCGCGGAGATACTTCACAATCCCTCTGTCGCCGGTCCTATCCCGTAGATGCGTCGTGAAGAAGTGTCGGAAGTAGTGTGGTGTCACGTTCTCTTCGGCACCGCCGCCGGTTCGGTACCAGCCGGCCTCGCGGGCGTGGGTCTCTACGACGTTACGCACCATCTGGGGCGTGAGTCGGTGGCCCCACTCTCTGCTCGTGCTGACGAACAACGGCTCTGCAGGCGAAATCGCGTCGGGTCGAACCGCTAGCCACCGCGTGAGGACGGCGGCTAACTCCTTGTCTACCGGCACCACGGTGTCGCGCTTGCGCTTGTTCGCCGCCGAACGCTCCTCGCCGTTGACGACTTCGCCGCGACCGACTTCGCTGGCGACGAATATCGAGTCACCGCGGCCGTCGAGGGCCACCCGCGTTCCCAACTCGTACTCCTCGGCGGCGTCTCCCGAAATTCGCAGGTCTCGCAGGTCGAGATTACAGAGTTCGCCGACACGCATCCCGGTCTTCAGGAGTGTGACGACGACGGCCCGCTCTAAG
The sequence above is a segment of the Halorussus halophilus genome. Coding sequences within it:
- a CDS encoding tyrosine-type recombinase/integrase — its product is MASSRPAGDVETDDPVGYFLEDLRFHGKSERTREAYERVLREFESFISDPEQNPGGVSLSPAEASQRECMAWVHGLRGDLAESTVATYASYLHRFYAYMTQVGAFDSNPMALVVEEMAETIDKDPTRRELSIPQMQSFVAGISHPLERAVVVTLLKTGMRVGELCNLDLRDLRISGDAAEEYELGTRVALDGRGDSIFVASEVGRGEVVNGEERSAANKRKRDTVVPVDKELAAVLTRWLAVRPDAISPAEPLFVSTSREWGHRLTPQMVRNVVETHAREAGWYRTGGGAEENVTPHYFRHFFTTHLRDRTGDRGIVKYLRGDVAEDIIDTYTHNWGDRVREVYEQHIYAMP
- a CDS encoding ArnT family glycosyltransferase gives rise to the protein MNRRRFRLFSGALSVLAGVTVFLVAFELFPYHTTNHDEGVYLQQAAMLLEGQLSVWPPVPEAFRPWFFVRDGARLYPKYAPVPAAMFAVGKVLGEFRLALALVAAGNVALLSAVVTEAFDRRTGIVAAVLFAASPLFLINSAAFLPYAPTTFWNLLFAFAYLRAAKTQSRRYAALAGIAVGVAFFSRPYTAVLFAAPFIAHALYSLVREFSRERLTRLSVTAAFGLLGVVAALAYNAAVTGSPFTFPYEAFAPQDGLGFGHREILGYSRNYTPELALRANAEVVSLFFTEWVVGGPLGTLLAAVGLGVFLRREWVGEVDFRGAWRSLRIPRGLVDASNFEFTETQARAILAGLFLSIVAGNVYFWGNLNVLGSLADPNDGLVDTLGPYYHFDLLVPTAVFAAHGALATTDRLSTALSRRSIRPRTATLAIASLGVLLLATSTGAVLAPTVQENAAITDEYEAAYQPFEQRDLSNSVVFLPTPYGDWLNHPFQHLRNGPDFDGETVYALDDGGDSLAVAEAYPNRTYYRYVYRGQWAPYSGEPVEPALQRVHVARGDALALRTTVGVPAHADRVSARVSTESGTAYYAVNGTPANLSTRIVVENGTARLAGSAVLPVGGNATVPVAREDEVVVQLFVSDATGGGFTYRLELPVRRANGTVSALSPYREVCFDPVTCNGEAAYVKGSVPDDVRMETILRAVRNETAS
- a CDS encoding dolichyl-phosphate hexose transferase — encoded protein: MDEYTFDDVSVVMGTYNEEAAIATVLEDIEAVTDGRAEVVCVDGSSDRTPEIAREHGARVVRQEPQGYGVAVKEAVLTPDRPVVVTTDCDDTYPMEQLPQFLDAINAGYDVVSGDRLYWGAEAMPDMNRWGNRAFAALASLLMGQLVHDTTTGMRAYRRDLLHDIEWTENTGLSAELLIRPLMRGYDVREVPIEYDERAGETKLDPIAGGAAIAKSIVKVCLEERRRPD